From a region of the Streptomyces sp. B21-083 genome:
- a CDS encoding lanthionine synthetase LanC family protein, which yields MPDDDSSDAIDPSDGYRELGEAAWSWVLDQIREDDGPWLPETVSEDLADGGPDPVPAKDRDSLYGGIGGLAPVLAEIARHREPTDRERSLATGIVTRLSAAVRTRTEPSLYDGLAGDVTALRLLAPGTESVALRRLAELAAPDGWRTTVEFEACSDAPLNDIIMGTAGVVLTAVWAGGEHAESIATTGCEALLRVAHRTEAGLDWGIGAATGSRAPNYSHGTAGVASALAVAGAALGREDFVEAAVQGARHVLSVGSLEDGGFVVPHTIPPSRREVEPVTYTWCHGPAGTSHLFSALAHAGVTKVSGLDVGELRQRCLTSILTSGVPRRLRPGFWDNDGRCCGTAGVGDVLLDAAQDSADADTAKALVRAARVMGDALVERAVRDGAGARWRFVEYRQESPLLPPGTAWMQGAAGIAAYLFRLARFLDIGPEAVVVDRPDQWWAVPERLRVAGGTAVS from the coding sequence GTGCCGGACGACGACTCAAGTGACGCGATCGACCCATCCGACGGGTACCGGGAACTGGGCGAGGCCGCCTGGTCGTGGGTGCTGGACCAGATCCGCGAGGACGACGGGCCGTGGCTGCCGGAGACGGTGTCCGAGGACCTGGCGGACGGCGGTCCGGACCCCGTACCCGCGAAGGACCGCGACAGCCTGTACGGAGGGATCGGGGGCCTGGCCCCCGTGCTGGCCGAGATCGCCCGGCACCGCGAACCCACCGACCGGGAGCGGTCGTTGGCGACAGGGATCGTGACGAGACTGTCGGCGGCGGTGCGGACCCGGACGGAACCCTCGCTGTACGACGGTCTCGCCGGAGACGTGACGGCGCTGCGGCTGCTCGCACCGGGCACGGAGTCGGTAGCGCTGCGGCGGCTGGCCGAGCTGGCGGCCCCCGACGGCTGGCGGACCACCGTCGAGTTCGAAGCGTGTTCCGACGCGCCGCTGAACGACATCATCATGGGCACCGCGGGCGTGGTGCTCACCGCAGTCTGGGCGGGCGGCGAACACGCGGAGTCCATCGCGACGACGGGCTGCGAGGCGCTGCTGCGGGTGGCGCACCGGACGGAGGCCGGCCTGGACTGGGGCATCGGGGCGGCCACCGGGTCGCGGGCGCCGAACTACTCGCACGGCACCGCCGGAGTGGCCTCGGCGCTGGCCGTGGCGGGGGCCGCGCTGGGCCGCGAGGACTTCGTCGAGGCGGCCGTCCAGGGAGCCCGGCACGTCCTGTCGGTGGGCTCCCTGGAAGACGGTGGTTTCGTCGTTCCGCACACGATCCCGCCGTCGAGGCGGGAGGTCGAGCCGGTGACGTACACCTGGTGCCACGGTCCGGCGGGCACCTCGCACCTGTTCTCGGCGCTGGCGCACGCGGGCGTCACGAAGGTGTCGGGGCTGGACGTGGGTGAGCTGCGGCAGCGCTGTCTGACCTCGATCCTCACCTCGGGTGTCCCGCGGCGGCTGCGCCCCGGCTTCTGGGACAACGACGGCCGCTGCTGCGGCACGGCGGGCGTGGGCGACGTACTCCTGGACGCGGCTCAGGACAGTGCGGACGCCGACACCGCGAAGGCCCTGGTGCGGGCGGCCCGGGTGATGGGCGACGCGTTGGTGGAGCGGGCCGTCAGGGACGGGGCGGGCGCCCGCTGGCGGTTCGTCGAATACCGTCAGGAGTCCCCGCTGCTGCCGCCGGGCACCGCGTGGATGCAGGGCGCGGCGGGTATCGCGGCGTATCTGTTCCGGCTGGCCCGGTTCCTCGACATCGGGCCGGAGGCGGTGGTGGTGGACCGGCCGGACCAGTGGTGGGCGGTGCCGGAGCGGCTGCGCGTCGCGGGCGGTACGGCCGTGTCCTGA
- a CDS encoding ATP-binding SpoIIE family protein phosphatase, which yields MASARADDDHQGGSDLVEQAVQQATFSMSVFDIEQRYRRLNAVACQVMGVEEDVLLGQVFPYGVPADVEQLGMLAALRNVAETGKPTHYESFTRAPSGIREHAWNLELWPVRDASGEVCAVGMAAFDSSEQHWARQRLAVLDEAAVSIGTSLDLDRTAQELADLVVPRFADFASVDLLEAVMRGDEPADAGPDGEVVLRRLAHATGTDRRPGAVLGPGATDTYPPYSPPARALRTGQAVLSHSGAPDFDRWMASAPVRAESLRGIVVTSLVAVPLIARGTTLGVAVLLRTRPDVFNEDDYVLAKELASRAALSVDNARRYTRERGTALALQESLLPRGPSRQSAVDVASRYLPTDSTAGVGGDWFDVIPLSGARVGLVVGDVVGHGIQASATMGRLRTAVQTLADVDLPPDELLAHLDDLVLRLAADDDSATGGDRVAVGATGATCLYAVYDPVSRELTVASAGHPPPVLVMPDGETRVVDVSVGPVLGVGGLPFETTEVQLPEGTLVTLFTDGLVEAAERDPDLGIALLARTLAAGHSTGASLEDRCDKVLAALLPTTRPGDDVALVLARTRALDAGQVRVWDLPADFEVVAEARRRAVAQLEQWGLDEAAFVTELVVSELVTNAIRYGADPIQLRLIHDRTLICEVSDGSSTSPHLRRARISDEGGRGLLLVAQLTTSWGTRHTRNGKTIWAEQALT from the coding sequence ATGGCCTCCGCACGCGCTGACGACGACCATCAAGGCGGATCCGACCTGGTGGAACAGGCCGTCCAGCAGGCGACGTTCTCGATGTCCGTCTTCGACATCGAGCAGCGGTACCGGCGGCTCAACGCCGTGGCCTGCCAGGTGATGGGCGTCGAGGAGGACGTGCTGCTCGGCCAGGTCTTCCCGTACGGAGTACCGGCGGACGTCGAACAGCTCGGCATGCTGGCCGCCCTGCGGAACGTGGCCGAGACGGGCAAGCCCACGCACTACGAGAGCTTCACGCGGGCGCCCTCCGGGATCCGCGAGCACGCCTGGAACCTGGAGCTGTGGCCCGTCCGGGACGCCTCGGGCGAGGTGTGCGCGGTCGGGATGGCCGCGTTCGACAGCAGCGAGCAGCACTGGGCGCGGCAGCGGCTGGCGGTGCTCGACGAGGCGGCCGTGTCGATCGGCACCAGCCTCGACCTCGACCGTACCGCCCAGGAACTCGCCGACCTGGTCGTTCCCCGGTTCGCCGACTTCGCCAGCGTCGACCTGCTGGAGGCGGTCATGCGCGGCGACGAGCCCGCCGACGCCGGCCCGGACGGCGAGGTCGTCCTGCGCCGCCTCGCGCACGCCACGGGGACGGACCGTCGGCCCGGGGCCGTGCTCGGCCCGGGCGCCACCGACACCTACCCGCCGTACTCCCCGCCCGCCCGCGCCCTGCGCACCGGGCAGGCCGTGCTCAGCCACAGCGGGGCCCCCGACTTCGACCGGTGGATGGCGAGCGCGCCCGTGCGGGCCGAGAGCCTGCGCGGAATCGTCGTCACCTCGCTGGTGGCGGTGCCGCTCATCGCGCGCGGGACGACGCTCGGCGTCGCCGTCCTGCTGCGCACCCGGCCCGACGTCTTCAACGAGGACGACTACGTCCTCGCGAAGGAACTGGCGAGCCGCGCCGCCCTCTCCGTCGACAACGCCCGCCGCTACACCCGCGAACGCGGCACCGCCCTCGCCCTCCAGGAGAGCCTGCTGCCGCGCGGTCCCTCCCGGCAGTCGGCGGTGGACGTCGCCTCCCGCTATCTGCCCACCGACTCGACGGCCGGCGTCGGCGGCGACTGGTTCGACGTCATCCCCCTCTCGGGCGCGCGCGTCGGCCTCGTCGTCGGCGACGTGGTCGGCCACGGCATCCAGGCGTCGGCGACCATGGGCAGACTGCGTACGGCGGTCCAGACGCTCGCCGACGTCGACCTCCCGCCCGACGAACTCCTGGCCCACCTCGACGACCTGGTCCTGCGCCTCGCCGCGGACGACGACAGCGCCACCGGCGGCGACCGGGTGGCCGTCGGCGCCACGGGGGCGACCTGTCTGTACGCGGTCTACGACCCGGTGTCCCGCGAGCTGACCGTGGCCAGCGCCGGCCACCCGCCACCCGTGCTGGTCATGCCGGACGGCGAGACCCGCGTGGTGGACGTGAGCGTCGGACCGGTGCTCGGGGTCGGCGGGCTGCCCTTCGAGACCACCGAGGTCCAGCTGCCGGAGGGCACCCTCGTCACCTTGTTCACGGACGGGCTGGTCGAGGCGGCCGAACGCGACCCGGACCTCGGAATCGCCCTGCTCGCTCGGACCCTCGCCGCCGGTCACAGCACGGGAGCCTCGCTGGAGGACCGCTGCGACAAGGTCCTGGCCGCCCTCCTGCCGACGACGCGACCCGGCGACGACGTCGCCCTGGTGCTGGCCCGTACCCGCGCCCTGGACGCCGGCCAGGTCCGCGTCTGGGACCTGCCCGCCGACTTCGAGGTGGTCGCCGAGGCCCGCAGACGCGCCGTCGCCCAGCTGGAGCAGTGGGGCCTGGACGAGGCCGCCTTCGTCACCGAACTGGTCGTCAGCGAACTGGTCACCAACGCGATCCGCTACGGCGCCGACCCCATCCAGCTCCGGCTGATCCACGACCGTACGCTCATCTGCGAAGTCTCCGACGGCAGTTCCACCTCACCGCACCTGCGCCGGGCCAGGATCTCCGACGAGGGCGGCCGGGGCCTCCTCCTGGTCGCCCAGCTCACCACCAGCTGGGGCACCCGGCACACCAGGAACGGCAAGACGATCTGGGCGGAACAGGCGCTGACCTGA
- a CDS encoding GntR family transcriptional regulator, whose amino-acid sequence MAAQRTGPALPSIGGSRPSYRASVADALRAALVAGELRPGEVYSAPSLAARFGVSATPVREAMLDLVKEGVVDPVPNKGFRVTTVSERQLDEYTHIRSLIEIPTTVGLAATADPADLEALRPHAEESVAAADSGDLIAHVEADRRFHLGLLALAGNQHLVEVVGDLRARSRLYGLTALAERGLLKSTAEEHLEILDALLARDTERVRTVMTRHLGHVRGDWAH is encoded by the coding sequence ATGGCCGCTCAGCGCACCGGGCCCGCCCTGCCCAGCATCGGCGGGTCACGGCCCAGCTACCGGGCGAGCGTCGCCGACGCGCTCCGGGCCGCGCTCGTCGCCGGTGAACTGCGGCCCGGCGAGGTCTACTCGGCGCCCTCGCTCGCCGCCCGCTTCGGCGTCTCGGCGACCCCGGTGCGCGAAGCCATGCTCGACCTGGTGAAGGAGGGCGTGGTCGACCCCGTACCCAACAAGGGTTTCCGGGTCACCACGGTCTCCGAGCGGCAGCTCGACGAGTACACGCACATCCGGTCGCTGATCGAGATCCCGACCACCGTCGGCCTCGCCGCGACCGCCGACCCGGCCGACCTGGAGGCGCTGCGCCCGCACGCGGAGGAAAGCGTGGCCGCGGCGGACAGCGGCGATCTCATCGCCCACGTCGAGGCCGACCGCCGCTTCCACCTCGGTCTGCTCGCCCTGGCCGGCAACCAGCATCTGGTCGAGGTCGTCGGCGACCTGCGCGCCCGGTCCCGGCTGTACGGGCTGACCGCGCTGGCCGAGCGGGGCCTGCTGAAGTCCACCGCCGAGGAGCACCTGGAGATCCTCGACGCGCTCCTCGCCCGGGACACCGAGCGCGTACGGACCGTGATGACCCGGCACCTCGGCCATGTCCGGGGCGACTGGGCCCACTGA
- a CDS encoding proline racemase family protein translates to MRSKLVMHAVDSHTEGMPTRVVTGGIGTIPGETMNERRLWFREHRDDVRNFLMNEPRGHPAMSGAILQPPTRPDCDYGVVYIEVSGYLPVCGHGTIGVATVLVETGMVPVVEPVTTIRLDTPAGLVVAEVAVENGAAKAVTIRNVPSFAVELDRKATLADGRTVTYDLAFGGNFYAILPLDQFGLPFERERKDDILAAGLALMDAINADSPPVHPENPTISGVHHVYLAAPGSNAARSRHAMAIHPGWFDRSPCGTGTSARMAQLHARGELPLHQDFVNESFIGTSFTGRLVESTEVAGRPAVVPTITGRAWITGTAQYLLDPDDPFPAGFVL, encoded by the coding sequence ATGCGCAGCAAGCTCGTCATGCACGCCGTCGACTCGCACACCGAGGGCATGCCGACCCGGGTCGTCACCGGCGGGATCGGCACGATCCCCGGCGAGACGATGAACGAACGCCGGCTGTGGTTCCGCGAACACCGGGACGACGTACGGAACTTCCTGATGAACGAGCCACGCGGCCACCCCGCCATGAGCGGGGCGATCCTCCAGCCGCCGACCCGGCCCGACTGCGACTACGGCGTGGTCTACATCGAGGTCTCCGGCTATCTGCCGGTGTGCGGCCACGGCACGATCGGCGTGGCGACCGTACTCGTCGAGACCGGCATGGTCCCGGTCGTCGAACCGGTCACCACCATCCGCCTGGACACCCCCGCCGGGCTCGTCGTCGCCGAGGTGGCGGTGGAGAACGGCGCGGCCAAGGCCGTCACGATCCGCAACGTACCTTCGTTCGCAGTGGAGTTGGACCGCAAGGCGACCCTTGCCGACGGCCGCACGGTGACGTACGACCTCGCCTTCGGCGGTAACTTCTACGCCATCCTGCCCCTCGACCAGTTCGGCCTGCCCTTCGAGCGGGAGCGGAAGGACGACATCCTCGCCGCCGGACTCGCCCTGATGGACGCGATCAACGCCGACAGTCCCCCCGTACACCCCGAGAACCCGACCATCAGCGGCGTCCACCACGTCTACCTGGCGGCCCCCGGCTCGAACGCCGCCCGCTCCCGGCACGCGATGGCCATCCACCCCGGCTGGTTCGACCGCTCGCCCTGCGGCACCGGGACCTCCGCCCGGATGGCCCAGCTGCACGCACGTGGTGAACTCCCCCTGCACCAGGACTTCGTGAACGAGTCCTTCATCGGCACGTCGTTCACCGGGCGGCTCGTCGAGAGCACGGAGGTCGCCGGGCGCCCGGCGGTGGTGCCCACGATCACCGGCCGCGCCTGGATCACGGGCACCGCGCAGTATCTGCTGGACCCGGACGACCCGTTCCCGGCCGGGTTCGTACTCTGA
- a CDS encoding dihydrodipicolinate synthase family protein yields MSTPAPTPVWRGVLVATALPLNDDLSVNYAAYADHCRWLVENGCDGVVPNGSLGEYQVLTAEERAKVVETAVGAIGGDRVMPGVAAYGSTESGRWAAQAKDAGCAAVMLLPPNAYRGDERSVLAHYAAVAEVGIDIVAYNNPIDTKIDLTPELLAKLHAAGHIKGVKEFSGDTRRIYQIQELAPELDVLIGADDVLLELATAGAVGWVAGYPNALPRATVELYRAAVAGELATALPLYQQLHALHRWDSKVEFVQAIKLSMDIVGRHGGPVRPPRMPLLPEQEKAVREATEKAVALGLG; encoded by the coding sequence ATGAGTACCCCTGCCCCCACCCCCGTCTGGCGAGGCGTTCTCGTCGCCACCGCATTGCCGTTGAACGACGATCTGAGCGTCAACTACGCCGCGTACGCGGACCATTGCCGCTGGCTCGTCGAGAACGGCTGCGACGGCGTCGTACCGAACGGCTCGCTCGGCGAGTACCAGGTGCTGACCGCCGAGGAGCGGGCGAAGGTCGTCGAGACCGCTGTCGGCGCGATCGGCGGAGACCGGGTCATGCCCGGTGTGGCCGCCTACGGCTCCACCGAGTCCGGCCGCTGGGCCGCGCAGGCCAAGGACGCCGGCTGCGCCGCCGTCATGCTGCTGCCGCCCAACGCCTATCGTGGCGACGAGCGTTCGGTGCTCGCGCACTACGCCGCCGTCGCCGAGGTCGGTATCGACATCGTGGCCTACAACAACCCGATCGACACCAAGATCGACCTCACCCCCGAACTGCTCGCCAAGCTGCACGCGGCCGGACACATCAAGGGTGTGAAGGAGTTCTCCGGGGACACCCGGCGTATCTACCAGATCCAGGAACTCGCCCCGGAACTCGATGTGTTGATCGGCGCCGACGACGTCCTGCTGGAGCTGGCCACCGCCGGAGCGGTGGGCTGGGTCGCCGGCTACCCCAACGCCCTGCCCCGGGCGACGGTCGAGCTGTACCGCGCCGCGGTGGCAGGCGAGCTGGCCACCGCGCTGCCGCTCTACCAGCAGCTGCACGCCCTGCACCGCTGGGACTCCAAGGTCGAGTTCGTGCAGGCGATCAAGCTGTCGATGGACATCGTCGGCCGGCACGGCGGTCCGGTCCGCCCACCGCGTATGCCCCTGCTGCCGGAGCAGGAGAAGGCGGTCCGCGAGGCCACCGAGAAGGCCGTCGCCCTCGGCCTCGGCTGA
- a CDS encoding FAD-dependent oxidoreductase produces MTNSPSASSLAVVGAGPAGLAAALTAADRGVRVVLLDSGTQAGGQFYRQPAPALRARRPQALHHAWGTWKKLRDRLAAHVAAGRIRHLADRHVWFVEREFAGGGGFGVHALLGPGQTGSQTVTADAVLLATGGYEKVLPFPGWTLPGVITAGGAQAMLKGGLVLPGRTVVVAGTGPLLMPVAAGLAAAGAEVAAYVESTHPADFVRHPATLAANPAKVVEAARYAAQLLRHRVPVTVRHTVLEAHGTDRVEAVTVAALDTHGRVRPGTRRRIACDTLAVGHGMLAHTDLAETLGCSIDATADPFVVTDAEQRTDVDGVWAAGEATGIGGAALALAEGEIAGHSIAARLKGTEPPLAAWATAARTRTRLRKFSAALDTVYAPPAHWAEQVTDDTVVCRCEEVTAAEVREAVGELGATDLRTVKLLTRAGMGWCQGRVCASGVAGVAGCPVGPAKRPFARPVPLGVLAQEPERP; encoded by the coding sequence ATGACGAACTCGCCTAGCGCGTCGTCGCTCGCGGTGGTCGGCGCGGGTCCGGCGGGCCTCGCCGCCGCGCTCACGGCGGCCGACCGAGGTGTACGGGTCGTACTGCTCGACTCGGGCACGCAGGCCGGCGGGCAGTTCTACCGGCAGCCCGCGCCCGCGCTGAGAGCACGCAGGCCGCAGGCCCTGCACCACGCCTGGGGCACCTGGAAGAAGCTGCGGGACCGGCTGGCGGCACATGTCGCGGCGGGCCGGATCCGGCACCTGGCGGACCGTCATGTGTGGTTCGTGGAAAGGGAGTTCGCGGGAGGTGGCGGCTTCGGCGTGCACGCCCTCCTGGGCCCCGGGCAGACCGGGTCGCAGACCGTCACCGCCGACGCCGTCCTCCTCGCCACCGGCGGCTACGAGAAGGTGCTGCCCTTCCCCGGCTGGACCCTCCCCGGAGTGATCACCGCGGGAGGAGCACAGGCGATGCTCAAGGGCGGCCTCGTCCTGCCGGGCCGTACGGTGGTCGTCGCCGGGACCGGCCCGCTGCTGATGCCGGTCGCGGCCGGCCTCGCCGCGGCGGGCGCCGAAGTCGCCGCGTACGTCGAGTCCACGCACCCGGCCGACTTCGTACGGCACCCGGCGACGCTCGCCGCCAACCCGGCGAAGGTCGTCGAGGCCGCGCGGTACGCGGCCCAACTGCTGCGTCACAGAGTGCCGGTGACGGTACGTCACACCGTCCTCGAGGCGCACGGCACCGACCGCGTCGAGGCCGTCACCGTCGCCGCCCTGGACACCCACGGCCGGGTGCGGCCGGGCACCCGGCGGCGGATCGCCTGCGACACCCTCGCCGTCGGACACGGCATGCTCGCGCACACCGACCTCGCCGAGACCCTCGGGTGCTCGATCGACGCCACCGCCGACCCCTTCGTCGTCACCGACGCAGAGCAGCGCACCGACGTCGACGGTGTCTGGGCGGCGGGCGAGGCCACCGGCATCGGGGGAGCGGCGCTCGCGCTGGCCGAGGGCGAGATCGCCGGGCACTCGATCGCCGCCCGGCTGAAGGGAACCGAGCCACCCCTCGCCGCCTGGGCGACGGCCGCCCGGACCCGTACCCGGCTGCGGAAGTTCTCCGCCGCCCTCGACACCGTCTACGCCCCGCCCGCCCACTGGGCGGAACAGGTCACCGACGACACCGTCGTCTGCCGCTGCGAGGAGGTGACGGCGGCGGAGGTCCGTGAGGCGGTGGGGGAGTTGGGGGCGACGGATCTGCGCACCGTCAAGCTGCTCACCCGGGCAGGTATGGGGTGGTGTCAGGGGCGGGTCTGTGCGAGCGGCGTCGCCGGGGTCGCGGGCTGCCCTGTCGGGCCGGCGAAACGGCCGTTCGCGCGGCCGGTTCCGCTGGGTGTGTTGGCACAGGAGCCCGAACGTCCATGA
- a CDS encoding (2Fe-2S)-binding protein: protein MKQVKRTTPLELARARPGPPFTVTVDGDETDALPGQTVAAVLWSAGITSWRDTRGSGAPRGIFCGIGVCFDCLVTVNDRPNQRACLVPAAPGDAIRTQEGTGHDELA, encoded by the coding sequence GTGAAACAGGTGAAGAGAACGACTCCGCTGGAGCTGGCCCGGGCCCGGCCCGGACCTCCGTTCACCGTCACCGTCGACGGGGACGAGACCGACGCACTGCCCGGTCAGACCGTCGCCGCCGTGCTCTGGTCGGCGGGCATCACCTCCTGGCGCGACACCCGGGGAAGCGGTGCGCCGCGCGGGATCTTCTGCGGCATCGGGGTCTGCTTCGACTGCCTGGTCACCGTCAACGACCGCCCCAACCAACGGGCCTGCCTCGTCCCGGCCGCGCCCGGCGACGCGATCCGCACCCAGGAGGGCACCGGCCATGACGAACTCGCCTAG
- a CDS encoding NAD(P)/FAD-dependent oxidoreductase — MSKRLTCDVVVIGAGMVGAACALYLARAGLGTLVLDRGPVAGGTTGAGEGNLLVSDKEPGPELDLALLSGRLWNDLAAEPGMGGAVEFEAKGGIVVASDAEGMAALTHFAAGQRAAGVEAETVDAGRLADLEPHLAPGLAGGVRYPQDCQVMPSLAAAQVVRAARRAGAELRTGTAVTDILRAPDGSVRGVRTAGLGDIHAPVVVNAAGTWGGEVAALAGVRLPVLPRRGYVLVTEPLPPGTVRHKVYAADYVADVASGDAGLQSSAVVESTPSGPVLIGASRERVGFDRTFSLPVVRRLAAQATALFPVLGTVHAMRAYLGFRPYLPDHLPAIGADPRAPGLYHACGHEGAGIGLAVGTGHLIAQSLTDRTPDLDLTPFRPDRFTGGEQ, encoded by the coding sequence GTGAGCAAGCGACTGACCTGCGATGTTGTGGTCATCGGTGCCGGAATGGTCGGCGCCGCCTGCGCCCTGTACCTCGCTCGGGCGGGCCTCGGGACCCTCGTCCTCGACCGGGGACCGGTGGCCGGCGGCACCACCGGCGCCGGTGAGGGCAACCTGCTCGTCTCCGACAAGGAGCCGGGGCCCGAGCTGGACCTCGCGCTGCTCTCCGGCCGCCTCTGGAACGACCTCGCCGCCGAACCCGGTATGGGTGGCGCCGTCGAGTTCGAGGCGAAGGGCGGGATCGTCGTCGCCTCCGACGCCGAAGGCATGGCCGCGCTGACCCACTTCGCCGCCGGACAACGGGCGGCGGGCGTCGAGGCCGAGACGGTCGACGCCGGCCGGCTCGCCGACCTGGAACCACACCTGGCCCCCGGCCTCGCGGGCGGCGTCCGGTACCCGCAGGACTGCCAGGTGATGCCCTCCCTCGCCGCCGCCCAGGTCGTCCGGGCCGCCCGGCGGGCCGGAGCCGAACTGCGCACCGGCACGGCCGTCACGGACATCCTGCGCGCACCGGACGGCTCCGTGCGCGGCGTACGGACGGCGGGGCTCGGCGACATCCACGCCCCGGTCGTCGTCAACGCGGCCGGCACCTGGGGCGGCGAGGTCGCCGCGCTGGCCGGGGTGCGGCTGCCCGTGCTGCCACGCCGGGGCTACGTCCTGGTCACCGAACCACTGCCGCCCGGCACCGTCCGGCACAAGGTGTACGCCGCCGACTACGTCGCCGATGTCGCCAGCGGTGACGCCGGGCTCCAGTCGTCCGCGGTGGTCGAGAGCACGCCCTCCGGCCCGGTGCTGATCGGGGCCAGCCGTGAACGGGTCGGCTTCGACCGGACCTTCTCCCTCCCCGTCGTGCGCCGGCTGGCCGCCCAGGCGACGGCCCTCTTCCCCGTCCTCGGCACGGTCCACGCGATGCGCGCCTACCTGGGCTTCCGCCCCTATCTGCCGGACCACCTGCCGGCCATCGGGGCGGATCCCCGGGCGCCGGGGCTCTACCACGCGTGCGGACACGAGGGCGCGGGGATCGGGCTCGCGGTCGGTACGGGCCACCTGATCGCGCAGTCGCTGACGGACCGGACACCCGACCTCGATCTGACGCCGTTCCGCCCGGACAGGTTCACCGGCGGGGAGCAGTGA
- a CDS encoding DUF6299 family protein, whose product MSLSFAPSFPAFSSLSRAAAVVAGAVLLTVAPAVTAAQAADEGFDQVTVESGSITHDGELTLAGSYRCLNPAGDSVRVAASIERGENVWYGMDSIPASCDGSWHQWSNTKATEPGAYRPGPVRVKTSLVEFRRSGFIPMPTVHAERIQEVVLTEV is encoded by the coding sequence ATGTCACTGTCCTTCGCGCCGTCCTTCCCGGCCTTCTCGTCCCTCTCCCGTGCCGCGGCCGTCGTCGCCGGCGCCGTGCTGCTGACTGTGGCCCCCGCCGTGACAGCGGCCCAGGCCGCGGACGAGGGCTTCGACCAGGTGACCGTCGAATCCGGCAGCATCACGCACGACGGCGAACTCACGCTCGCCGGCAGCTACCGCTGCCTCAACCCCGCAGGCGACTCCGTCCGCGTCGCCGCCTCGATCGAGCGCGGCGAGAACGTCTGGTACGGCATGGACAGCATCCCCGCGAGCTGTGACGGCTCCTGGCACCAGTGGTCGAACACCAAGGCCACCGAGCCGGGCGCCTACCGGCCCGGCCCGGTGCGGGTGAAGACCAGCCTGGTGGAGTTCCGCCGCTCGGGCTTCATCCCGATGCCGACCGTCCACGCGGAGCGCATCCAGGAGGTCGTCCTCACGGAGGTCTGA
- a CDS encoding DUF5999 family protein gives MCSHQPPCPSVDRPDRDAAHIVAFHPEQGWNLLCNGAIVFDDTGELLPDGRVVAPHRLATAA, from the coding sequence ATGTGTTCACACCAGCCGCCGTGCCCCTCGGTCGACCGACCCGACCGTGACGCCGCGCACATCGTCGCCTTCCACCCCGAGCAGGGCTGGAACCTCCTGTGCAACGGCGCGATCGTCTTCGACGACACCGGCGAGCTGCTGCCCGACGGCCGGGTGGTCGCCCCGCACCGCCTGGCGACCGCGGCCTGA
- a CDS encoding RidA family protein encodes MSAERVNPAGLSPPAGFSHAVVATGSRLVFLAGQTALDADGKVVGDTLPEQFERALANLLAALRAAGGAPADLARVTVYATDVAEYRAQAPQLGGIWRRLAGRDYPAMAVVGIVRLWDERALVELDGFAVLP; translated from the coding sequence ATGAGTGCCGAGCGCGTCAATCCGGCCGGCCTCTCGCCGCCCGCCGGCTTCTCGCACGCCGTCGTCGCCACCGGCTCCCGGCTGGTGTTCCTCGCGGGGCAGACCGCGCTCGACGCCGACGGGAAGGTCGTGGGGGACACCCTCCCCGAGCAGTTCGAGCGGGCCCTCGCGAACCTGCTCGCCGCGCTGCGTGCGGCCGGTGGTGCGCCCGCCGACCTGGCGCGCGTCACCGTGTACGCCACGGATGTCGCCGAATACCGCGCCCAGGCCCCTCAACTCGGCGGTATCTGGAGGAGGTTGGCGGGACGCGACTATCCGGCGATGGCGGTCGTCGGGATCGTGCGGCTCTGGGACGAACGCGCCCTGGTCGAACTCGACGGGTTCGCGGTGCTGCCGTAG